A stretch of Henckelia pumila isolate YLH828 chromosome 4, ASM3356847v2, whole genome shotgun sequence DNA encodes these proteins:
- the LOC140864593 gene encoding putative metallophosphoesterase At3g03305, which translates to MTASERKEMRGDSVMGGMGILIRIIFFLVIFTALFRPSEGTETIELKNGPEDLAWVVQLSDLHFSVHHPDRAQDFKEIVGPALSFIKPALVLITGDLTDGKSKDLVVMKQDEEEWIEYRKVMRDVVKRSGLNESSFYDVRGNHDNFGVPSIGGSYDFFSKYSFNGLRKRSGHVNSITIQTSKRKVLFVGFDSTMPSGLRGPTNLFGHPTDELLTDINSELSQWDSQSSQPVIKVSFGHFPLSFSEATKSGKTLKATFLMHSLSAYLCGHLHTKFGKNLKRYHSSHHQRSSKQLFQLNGHRFSSEVAANCSSDATKFNEFWEWEMGDWRKSRAMRILAIDGGHISFVDIDFKLGAKKTIILPTFPLDSRFTSKSSQCRTAEAFYREIRALVFSTSPIISVVARIYDSSSGNLLVVMETLMTKLEGSRGDLYGAPWNIKAFEDPFPERYLLQIETTDIAGRSTVSDLRPFSVSGLPAKHPWNWKEFFVMGCQWDGLYLPIFWCFYLLVLSILLIPKALLSFSRRHHLYKNLKSNKGFINSTARILVEIHNVPVAWCCMIVYLFYLVLCPWFSGQFFNEGGELGYMTYRGVALKFKNFGKMEFLGFPDAMVIVLPHLYFILFPSLISIIMLAAERGLYHDYIISLSSKKNDDTDGQNKEAALPNKRTKKVSELILHKRWLRKFFLVVSLAISWKHLKNCRGLMRAYETNPFIHSPIYSLAVPLLLAYTIWKTRKA; encoded by the exons ATGACGGCGAGCGAGAGGAAAGAGATGAGAGGGGACAGTGTCATGGGAGGAATGGGGATTTTGATTCGGATCATCTTTTTCCTTGTAATCTTTACAGCGCTATTCCGGCCATCGGAAGGAACCGAAACGATCGAGCTGAAGAATGGGCCAGAGGATTTGGCGTGGGTGGTGCAGCTGTCTGATCTCCATTTCAGTGTGCACCACCCTGACAGAGCTCAAGACTTCAAGGAAATTGTTGGGCCCGCCCTTTCATTCATCAAACCTGCTTTGGTCCTCATCACGGGTGATCTCACTG ATGGCAAAAGCAAGGATTTAGTGGTTATGAAACAAGATGAAGAGGAATGGATTGAATACCGGAAAGTTATGCGTGATGTTGTCAAGAGGAGTGGGCTTAATGAGAGCAGCTTTTATGATGTTCGAGGAAATCATGATAACTTTGGTGTTCCATCCATTGGTGGATCATATGATTTTTTCTCTAAATACAGCTTCAATGGTCTTCGTAAAAGAAGTGGGCACGtcaatagcatcacaattcaa ACGAGCAAAAGGAAAGTTCTTTTTGTTGGGTTTGACAGCACCATGCCATCCGGTTTGCGGGGCCCAACTAATCTGTTTGGCCATCCAACAGATGAATTATTAACTGATATAAATTCTGAACTCTCGCAATGGGATTCTCAGTCCTCTCAACCTGTTATCAAGGTATCTTTTGGGCATTTTCCTCTTTCATTCTCAGAAGCCACAAAGTCTGGAAAGACCCTGAAGGCTACCTTCCTCATGCACTCTTTATCTGCCTACTTATGTGGGCATTTGCACACAAAATTTGGAAAGAATTTAAAGAGGTACCACTCAAGTCATCATCAGCGAAGTTCAAAACAGTTATTCCAATTAAATGGGCATCGGTTTTCCTCGGAGGTCGCAGCTAATTGTTCAAGTGATGCAACAAAATTTAATGAATTCTGGGAATGGGAAATGGGTGATTGGAGGAAAAGTAGAGCCATGCGCATTTTGGCTATTGATGGTGGTCATATATCATTTGTTGATATTGACTTCAAGTTAGGAGCCAAGAAAACTATTATACTGCCAACTTTTCCTCTGGACTCCAGGTTCACTTCAAAATCATCTCAATGCAGGACAGCAGAAGCTTTTTACAGGGAAATCAGAGCTCTGGTTTTCTCCACTTCTCCAATTATCTCAGTGGTGGCTCGGATCTATGACTCTAGTTCTGGAAATCTTCTTGTTGTGATGGAGACATTAATGACAAAGCTGGAAGGATCCCGTGGTGACCTCTATGGTGCCCCATGGAATATTAAAGCTTTCGAGGATCCATTTCCCGAAAGATATTTACTGCAAATAGAGACAACCGATATTGCTGGTAGATCAACTGTTTCTGATCTAAGACCGTTTTCGGTAAGTGGTCTTCCTGCCAAGCATCCGTGGAATTGGAAAGAATTTTTTGTGATGGGCTGTCAGTGGGACGGCTTGTATCTCCCAATCTTCTGGTGCTTCTATTTGTTAGTCCTTTCCATCCTTCTCATTCCAAAAGCACTCCTTTCATTTTCAAGAAGGCATCACCTctataaaaatttgaaatccaATAAAGGCTTCATTAATAGTACTGCTCGGATTCTGGTAGAAATACACAATGTTCCTGTAGCATGGTGCTGTATGATAGTTTACTTGTTTTACCTTGTGTTGTGCCCTTGGTTTTCTGGCCAATTTTTTAATGAAGGTGGAGAACTGGGATACATGACTTACCGAGGTGTGGCTCTGaaatttaagaattttggaaagATGGAGTTTCTTGGATTTCCAGATGCAATGGTGATCGTGCTTCCGCATCTTTATTTTATACTTTTTCCATCACTTATTTCAATCATCATGTTGGCCGCTGAGAGGGGGTTGTATCATGATTACATTATTTCTCTTTCAAGTAAGAAGAACGATGACACTGATGGCCAAAACAAGGAAGCTGCATTGCCTAACAAACGCACCAAGAAAGTATCAGAACTGATTCTTCATAAGCGCTGGCTTAGGAAATTTTTCCTGGTCGTATCTCTGGCCATCAGTTGGAAACATTTAAAG AACTGCAGAGGTCTTATGAGAGCATATGAGACGAATCCGTTTATCCATTCCCCAATCTACAGCCTTGCAGTTCCTCTATTGTTGGCTTATACCATCTGGAAAACCAGGAAAGCTTGA
- the LOC140864592 gene encoding endoribonuclease Dicer homolog 2-like — MAVDGGSQQFMDDFFPVARSYQLEALEKALKQNTVVYLETGSGKTLIAIMLLRSYAHLLRKPSPFIAVFLVPTVVLVAQQGESVAMLTDLKVGKYYGELGVDYWDAAIWKLQKDENEVLVMTPQILLDALRHSFLRLDQIKVLIFDECHNARGKHPYSRIMMEFYHRELSSNNQQLPRVFGMTASPIKAKALSSRSAYWEQISELESLMNSKVFTCKSDSVLAQYVPFSTPKVKIYRKTGVPHTVCAHISGDLTRLIMKHELSLYELELSTSDLESAIKRLRKLLSTFRFCLEELGIWLTLKAAEVFAHEEADILSWGRQDVFGETVLGAFSSDVVQVLSAFIPADPNWSLRHNITANVKAGYFTSKVLCLVETLLEYRELKNLRCIVFVERIVTAIVICYLLNELLPELTGWTTEYTAGNNSWFQSQSRKEQNKIVDEFRNGTVNIVIATSMLEEGLDVQSCNLVIRFDPSATICSFIQSRGRARMQNSDFVLMVESEDTSALSQVKNYLVGGEMMRSECLNHADFPCEPLGLMCGEPCYTVETTGAIVTLSSSVSLLYFYCSRLPSDGYFKPHPRFNICKELQSCTLLLPNSCPIPIVVVQGSIEVLKQLACLEACKQLHQVGELTDNLVPNTLEEEADTQESGREPYAEDHDKYFPPELVHPQEIDSQTLYYCYVIELNPNVQYEVKLQDIVLAVPTRLGYDLETVDLDLEADRGKIIVSSKYIGYLRLTSAQISLCRSFQIILFRVLLNQNFNKLYEDINQSSLSNGSPILNYLLLPSIGSSQNLSVDWKCVTSVLYLSDDSLDKHNDCFSTRGHGHYVHTKNGLVCSCMLENSLVCTPHNGLMYCISGTLDRYDGNSNFELRDGEVLSYKKYYEKKHGIKLHFEGENLLYGKRMFTVHNYLQRCRTHRSKEPSNSSYELPPELCFIIMSPISISTFYSFSFMPSIMHWIESLLIAANLKSLHTDLCMPNIVVPTLTILEAITTKKCQEKIHLESLETLGDSFIKYATSQQLFKMHQNDHEGLLSIKREKIVSNANLCKLGCVRKITGFIRNEPFDPKTWIIPGSYSANHVLKEELLSSKKIFSKGSRKIKRKTIADVVEALVGAFLTTGGEMVALSFMAWVGIDVDIVNVPYTRHFPVNPERYVNVKFFESLLNYQFHDVSLLVEALTHGSYMLPEIPRCYQRLEFLGDAVLDYIITLHLYCKYPGLSPGLLTDLRSASTNNDFYAQSAVKVELYKHILHASQELQRQIFETAVRNCEQSSPVSTFVQDSEISFPKVLSDVIESVAGAILVDSGYNKDIVFQSLIRLIDPLITPDRLKLHPIRELTELCQKEHYILKKPVVSHQNGVAYVTLEVEANGMVYRGSRTAADRKTAKKLAHKIVLESLKQSIKSCSK, encoded by the exons ATGGCCGTTGATGGAGGTAGCCAGCAGTTCATGGACGATTTTTTTCCTGTTGCCAGAAG TTATCAGTTGGAAGCCTTGGAGAAAGCCCTAAAACAGAATACAGTTGTTTACTTGGAGACTGGTAGTGGAAAAACTCTCATTGCAATCATGCTCCTCCGCAGCTACGCTCACCTCCTCCGAAAGCCTTCACCATTCATAGCAGTTTTTTTGGTCCCTACAGTTGTTTTGGTTgctcaa CAAGGTGAATCAGTGGCAATGCTCACTGACTTGAAAGTGGGAAAGTACTATGGCGAGTTAGGTGTTGATTACTGGGATGCTGCCATATGGAAGTTGCAAAAGGATGAAAACGAG GTGCTTGTAATGACACCACAGATCTTGCTTGATGCGTTGAGGCACAGCTTTTTGAGACTCGATCAAATCAAAGTTCTAATATTTGATGAATGCCATAATGCAAGAGGCAAACACCCCTATAGTCGTATTATGATG GAATTCTATCACCGTGAACTGtcatcaaataatcaacaacTTCCTAGAGTGTTTGGGATGACGGCTTCCCCGATAAAGGCTAAAG CTTTGAGTTCAAGATCTGCTTACTGGGAACAGATTAGCGAACTTGAAAGTCTTATGAATTCAAAG GTTTTCACTTGTAAATCGGATTCAGTTTTAGCTCAGTATGTCCCATTTTCAACCCCTAAAGTGAAGATATACAGGAAAACAGGGGTACCTCACACTGTTTGTGCACACATTTCTGGTGACCTGACCAGGTTGATAATGAAG CATGAACTTTCTCTCTATGAATTGGAACTCTCAACATCTGATTTAGAATCTGCAATAAAAAGATTGCGTAAACTTCTATCAACCTTCAGATTTTGTTTAGAGGAGCTGGGGATTTGGTTAACCTTGAAG GCAGCAGAGGTTTTCGCTCATGAGGAAGCAGACATCTTGTCATGGGGTAGACAGGATGTATTTGGGGAGACTGTCCTTGGAGCTTTCAGTTCGGATGTTGTCCAGGTCTTATCTGCATTCATTCCAGctg ATCCAAATTGGTCACTTCGACACAATATAACAGCCAATGTGAAGGCAGGGTACTTTACATCAAAGGTTTTGTGCCTTGTTGAGACTCTTCTTGAGTACAG GGAATTGAAGAATTTGAGGTGCATAGTGTTTGTTGAGAGGATTGTTACAGCCATCGTTATTTGCTATCTGCTGAATGAGTTGCTTCCAGAATTAACTGGGTGGACTACAGAATACACAGCAGGGAACAATTCCTGGTTTCAGTCTCAGAGTAGGAAAGAACAGAACAaaattgtggatgaattccgcAATGGAACT GTTAACATCGTCATCGCCACTTCGATGCTCGAAGAGGGATTAGATGTGCAAAGTTGCAATCTTGTCATTAGATTTGATCCCTCTGCCACCATATGTAGCTTTATTCAATCCCGTGGGCGTGCTCGAATGCAGAACTCGGATTTTGTGTTAATGGTGGAAAG TGAAGACACATCCGCTCTCTCTCAGGTGAAGAACTATTTGGTTGGTGGGGAGATGATGCGAAGCGAGTGTTTGAACCATGCTGATTTTCCTTGTGAACCACTTGGTCTGATGTGTGGTGAACCATGCTATACAGTTGAAACCACTGGAGCAATTGTGACTTTGAGTTCTAGTGTGTCGTTGCTTTACTTCTATTGCTCACGGCTACCTTCTGATGG GTACTTTAAACCTCATCCTCGTTTTAACATTTGTAAAGAGCTGCAATCTTGCACACTGCTACTTCCCAATAGCTGCCCAATCCCAATTGTTGTCGTTCAGGGAAGTATCGAAGTTCTAAAGCAACTAGCCTGCCTGGAAGCTTGCAAGCAACTCCATCAGGTTGGTGAACTGACAGACAATCTTGTGCCAAATACTCTGGAGGAAGAAGCAGACACACAGGAATCTG GACGTGAACCGTATGCTGAAGATCATGATAAGTACTTCCCACCAGAATTAGTTCACCCTCAAGAGATAGATTCTCAAACATTGTACTATTGTTATGTAATTGAGCTGAACCCAAACGTTCAATATGAAGTCAAGCTTCAAGATATTGTGCTGGCTGTCCCGACCAGACTTGGATATGATCTGGAAACGGTTGACCTTGACTTAGAGGCGGATAGGGGAAAAATAATAGTGAGCTCAAAATACATAGGATATTTAAGATTAACTTCTGCTCAG ATTTCTCTGTGTCGGAGTTTCCAAATTATTCTTTTCAGGGTTCTTCTTAATCAGAACTTTAACAAGCTTTATGAAGACATCAATCAATCTTCTTTGAGCAATGGTTCTCCAATTCTCAATTACCTTCTTCTCCCATCTATAGGCTCTAGCCAAAACTTATCTGTTGACTGGAAATGTGTCACCTCTGTTCTATACCTGAGCGATGATTCTTTGGATAAACACAATGATTGTTTTTCGACCAGAGGTCACGGGCATTATGTGCACACAAAGAATGGTTTGGTTTGCAGTTGCATGTTAGAGAATTCCTTGGTATGCACGCCTCATAATGGTTTAATGTACTGCATATCCGGCACTTTGGATCGGTATGATGGAAATTCAAATTTTGAGCTAAGAGATGGAGAGGTTCTTTCttacaaaaaatattatgaaaAGAA ACATGGGATCAAGTTGCATTTCGAAGGAGAGAATCTTCTTTATGGCAAACGGATGTTTACAGTGCACAACTACCTTCAGAGATGTAGAACTCATAGGTCAAAAG AGCCAAGTAATAGTTCATATGAGTTGCCTCCTGAGCTCTGTTTCATTATTATGTCGCCTATTTCCATTTCTACATTTTATTCTTTCTCGTTCATGCCATCTATCATGCATTGGATAGAGTCATTACTTATAGCTGCCAACTTGAAAAGTTTACATACGGATCTCTGCATGCCAAATATAGTTGTTCCAACCCTGACG ATTTTGGAAGCAATCACAACAAAGAAATGCCAGGAGAAGATTCATTTAGAATCACTGGAGACCCTAGGAGACTCTTTTATCAAATATGCTACTAGTCAGCAGCTTTTCAAAATGCACCAAAATGATCATGAAGGCCTTCTTAGCATTAAACGAGAGAAAATAGTTTCTAATGCTAACTTGTGCAAGCTGGGATGTGTCCGCAAAATTACG GGTTTTATACGCAACGAACCCTTTGATCCCAAAACATGGATAATTCCTGGTTCCTATTCTGCAAACCATGTATTAAAAGAGGAGCTGCTTTCATCTAAAAAAATCTTTAGCAAGGGTAGCAGGAAGATAAAGAGGAAGACGATAGCAGATGTTGTTGAAGCATTAGTTGGTGCATTTCTCACAACTGGTGGTGAAATGGTTGCTTTGTCCTTCATGGCATGGGTTGGCATCGATGTTGACATTGTTAATGTACCTTATACAAGGCACTTTCCTGTAAATCCAGAGCGTTATGTCAATGTAAAATTTTTCGAGTCTCTTCTGAATTACCAGTTCCATGATGTTTCTCTTCTTGTTGAGGCTCTGACTCATGGGTCTTACATGCTGCCTGAGATTCCACGGTGCTATCAG cGTTTGGAATTTCTCGGGGATGCAGTGTTAGATTATATTATTACGTTGCATCTTTACTGCAAATATCCTGGCCTATCTCCTGGACTTCTAACTGATCTGAGATCGGCATCCACAAACAATGATTTCTATGCTCAGTCAGCAGTCAAGGTTGAACTATACAAGCATATTCTTCATGCTTCACAAGAGCTTCAACGCCAGATTTTTGAAACTGCTGTGAGGAATTGTGAGCAATCATCCCCCGTCTCAACGTTTGTTCAGGATTCGGAGATCAGTTTTCCAAAG GTACTTAGCGATGTCATAGAATCTGTGGCCGGGGCAATCCTTGTTGATTCTGGCTACAATAAGGATATAGTATTTCAAAGCCTCATACGACTTATTGATCCCTTGATTACACCTGATAGGCTGAAGCTCCACCCTATCAGAGAGTTGACTGAGTTATGTCAAAAGGAGCATTACATACTCAAAAAACCTGTCGTTTCTCACCAGAATGGGGTTGCATATGTTACATTAGAGGTTGAAGCCAATGGAATGGTATACAGAGGGTCGAGAACTGCAGCGGATAGAAAGACAGCAAAAAAACTTGCACACAAAATTGTGTTGGAATCCCTTAAACAAAGCATCAAGTCTTGTTCAAAATAG
- the LOC140864162 gene encoding peptide chain release factor PrfB1, chloroplastic produces MEASAVARHPLIPPRQQPYADPRSMNSAMLIPPSRQLPSTLSLFPHCCFSHSARRSTFFRFSSTSSPKDARVVFATPETGVSMETSEWAVQDFYTLRKEVETTAERVEEIRAAAGLIVLEENLADLEEAAADNSLWDDRAKAQQTLQTLTDVKEKIQLLSGFKEQVEEAETIVKLTEEMDSIDTGLLEEAASIVKELRKMLDRFEITQLLSGPYDKEGAVVSITAGAGGTDAQDWADMLLRMYVRWGEKQRYKTKVVEKSMGEEAGIKSATIELEGRYVYGYLSGEKGTHRIVRQSPFNAKGLRQTSFSGVEVMPLLPEESLNVEIPEEDLEISFSRAGGKGGQNVNKVESAVRITHIPTGVTVRCTEERSQLANKIKGLSRLKAKLLVIAIEQRTNEIKQIKGDIVKAEWGQQIRNYVFHPYKLVKDVRTGYETSDIVSVMDGELDPFIKAYLKYKYSESVANQSS; encoded by the exons ATGGAGGCATCAGCTGTTGCCCGGCACCCTCTGATTCCGCCCCGGCAGCAACCGTACGCTGACCCAAGATCAATGAATTCTGCGATGTTAATCCCACCATCGCGCCAACTACCCTCAACTCTATCACTCTTCCCCCATTGCTGTTTCAGTCATTCTGCGCGCCGTTCAACATTCTTTAGATTTTCCTCCACTTCTTCTCCGAAAG ATGCGAGAGTAGTATTTGCAACACCTGAAACGGGAGTTAGTATGGAAACAAGTGAATGGGCTGTGCAAG ACTTCTATACCTTAAGGAAAGAGGTGGAGACTACAGCAGAGCGTGTAGAAGAGATTAGGGCTGCTGCCGGTCTGATAGTGCTAGAGGAAAATCTTGCAGATTTGGAGGAGGCAGCAGCTGATAACTCTCTTTGGGATGATCGTGCCAAGGCTCAGCAGACACTTCAGACACTTACTGATGTTAAAGAGAAAATACAACTTCTCAGTGGTTTCAAAGAACAG GTTGAAGAGGCCGAAACAATAGTTAAGCTTACCGAGGAAATGGACTCAATTGACACAGGGCTCCTTGAAGAGGCTGCCAGTATTGTTAAAGAGTTGAGAAAGATGTTGGATCGATTTGAAATCACTCAACTGCTTTCTGGCCCCTATGATAAAGAAGGGGCTGTTGTTTCAATAACAGCTGGTGCAGGGGGGACTGATGCCCAG GATTGGGCTGACATGCTTCTCAGGATGTATGTAAGGTGGGGAGAGAAGCAGCGTTACAAGACAAAAGTGGTTGAGAAATCCATGGGGGAAGAAGCTGGGATTAAATCGGCAACTATTGAACTAGAGGGCCGTTATGTTTATGGGTATTTATCTGGTGAGAAAGGAACCCACCGCATTGTCAGACAGTCACCTTTCAATGCCAAAGGCCTTCGTCAAACTAGCTTCTCTGGTGTTGAAGTTATGCCTCTCCTTCCTGAAGAGTCATTGAACGTAGAGATACCCGAAGAAGACTTAGAGATCAGTTTTTCCAGAGCAGGTGGTAAAGGCGGCCAAAATGTAAATAAAGTTGAAAGTGCAGTACGAATTACACACATCCCAACTGGCGTAACTGTCCGTTGCACTG AAGAAAGAAGCCAGCTAGCAAATAAAATCAAAGGTCTGAGCAGATTAAAAGCAAAATTATTGGTGATAGCCATAGAGCAAAGGACAAATGAGATCAAGCAAATTAAAGGTGATATCGTGAAGGCTGAATGGGGACAACAAATACGTAACTATGTATTCCATCCATACAAGTTAGTGAAAGATGTACGGACGGGATACGAGACATCAGATATCGTGTCTGTAATGGATGGCGAGTTAGATCCCTTCATAAAAGCTTACCTCAAGTACAAATACAGTGAATCCGTGGCCAACCAGTCCTCCTAA
- the LOC140861827 gene encoding protein BEARSKIN2-like has product MGSSSSGRGGVPPGFRFHPTDEELLHFYLKKKVSFQKFDMDVIREVDLNKIEPWELQERCKIGSTPQNDWYFFSHKDRKYPTGSRTNRATSAGFWKATGRDKCIRNNLSKIGMRKTLVFYRGRAPHGQKTDWIMHEYRLEDNPHHHDHQDPQSTSTNEDGWVVCRVFKKKNLLKDGDSTGNTSEAPLNMSTAITSFTSCNLQSRSLFTNSDLMMINMNQYNVQQQQEEVELCSDPNYALAIPVSATSPLNQLYPQLEFSNSISNNHKKQLMMSSTSNHYKDHDCENIIHASAADSIGYQVHSMHPSLIERCAQSARQAAAASKSDYNINLNEWDPLVIATFNSHHHNHNEVSPKGHVFQGTIDPATSSIDQNNQLTPRSEMDFWAYGK; this is encoded by the exons ATGGGTTCATCGTCGTCGGGACGTGGTGGAGTTCCGCCCGGATTCCGGTTCCACCCAACAGATGAAGAGCTTCTGCACTTCTACTTGAAGAAGAAGGTCTCGTTTCAGAAGTTTGACATGGATGTTATCAGAGAAGTTGATTTGAATAAGATTGAGCCATGGGAACTACAAG AGAGGTGTAAGATAGGATCAACTCCACAGAACGACTGGTACTTTTTCAGTCACAAGGATAGGAAATATCCAACCGGTTCTCGGACGAACAGAGCGACGAGTGCTGGATTCTGGAAAGCCACCGGCAGAGACAAATGTATAAGAAACAACTTGAGTAAGATTGGGATGAGAAAAACCTTGGTGTTCTACCGTGGTAGAGCTCCGCATGGGCAAAAAACCGACTGGATTATGCATGAGTATCGGCTCGAAGATAATCCTCATCATCATGATCATCAAGACCCTCAATCCACGTCCACTAAT GAAGATGGATGGGTCGTTTGTCGGGTATTCAAGAAGAAGAACCTGTTAAAAGACGGGGATAGTACAGGCAATACCAGTGAAGCTCCGCTCAACATGAGTACTGCCATCACATCATTTACCAGCTGCAACCTGCAATCTCGATCCCTCTTCACGAATAGTGATCTTATGATGATAAATATGAATCAGTATAACGTGCAGCAGCAGCAGGAAGAGGTTGAACTTTGCAGCGACCCAAATTATGCTCTAGCTATTCCAGTTTCCGCCACTTCCCCACTAAACCAATTATATCCACAACTAGAATTTTCGAACTCCATCTCCAATAACCACAAGAAGCAATTAATGATGAGCAGTACTAGTAACCATTACAAAGATCACGACTGCGAGaacataatccatgcatcagCAGCAGACTCCATCGGTTACCAGGTTCATTCTATGCACCCATCTTTGATTGAGAGGTGCGCTCAGTCGGCTCGTCAAGCTGCAGCTGCCAGCAAATCAGATTATAACATTAATTTAAACGAATGGGATCCCCTCGTGATTGCTACTTTCAATTCACATCATCACAATCACAATGAGGTCTCCCCCAAAGGACATGTCTTCCAGGGGACAATTGATCCTGCCACCAGCAGCATTGACCAAAACAATCAACTAACTCCGAGAAGTGAAATGGACTTTTGGGCTTACGGAAAGTAG
- the LOC140894776 gene encoding probable beta-1,3-galactosyltransferase 8 produces MVSIFSSSQLLSSASSNNNIKKMRGKSVSAKVIFAFCLASFLAGSLFTTQTRPRHAESYAAHHLIPNIIPHNHLQDKLDAATNEHEHMRKLVESKSRDVMGEVMKTHEAIQALDKTISTLEMELAAARTSKISSTVDGLYPASSNHSTTPRKAFVVIGINTAFSSKKRRDSLRDTWMLRGDKLKKLEKNKGIVIRFVIGHSAMPGGVLDRAIDAEDAEHGDFFRLDHVEGYHELSTKTRLFFSRAVTIWDADFYVKVDDDVHVNLGMLVSTLAKHRSRPRIYIGCMKSGPVLSQKGLKYHEPEFLKFGEEGNKYFRHATGQIYAISKDLATYISINSAILHRYANEDVSLGSWLIGLEVQHVDERSMCCGTPPECKWKSDAGNLCVASFDWKCSGVCNSVEQMKQVHGACGEGDAAVWNVHL; encoded by the exons AGAGGGAAGTCAGTTTCAGCCAAGGTTATCTTTGCTTTCTGTCTCGCAAGCTTTCTTGCAGGATCATTATTCACCACACAGACTAGGCCACGCCATGCCGAATCATACGCAGCGCATCACTTGATCCCTAATATCATCCCCCATAATCATCTGCAAGACAAGCTGGATGCTGCTACTAATGAACACGAGCACATGCGG AAATTGGTGGAGTCGAAGTCTAGAGATGTCATGGGAGAGGTGATGAAGACACATGAAGCTATCCA AGCACTAGATAAAACCATATCAACATTAGAGATGGAGCTAGCGGCAGCCCGAACGAGCAAGATTTCGAGTACAGTGGATGGACTATATCCCGCATCATCAAACCACAGTACCACACCGCGCAAGGCTTTTGTTGTTATAGGAATAAATACCGCTTTCAGCAGCAAGAAACGAAGGGACTCGCTTCGAGACACATGGATGCTTAGAGGAGATAAACTGAAGAAACTGGAGAAGAACAAAGGGATAGTTATACGATTCGTGATAGGTCACAGTGCCATGCCTGGGGGAGTTCTAGATCGAGCCATCGACGCTGAGGATGCCGAGCACGGAGACTTTTTCCGACTGGACCACGTCGAGGGCTATCACGAGCTTTCCACGAAAACCAGGTTGTTTTTCTCAAGGGCTGTCACAATCTGGGATGCAGATTTTTATGTTAAGGTGGACGATGATGTTCATGTAAATTTAG GAATGTTAGTGAGCACGCTTGCGAAGCACAGATCAAGACCAAGAATATACATTGGCTGCATGAAGTCCGGGCCAGTGCTATCTCAGAA aggattaaaatatcaCGAGCCCGAGTTCTTGAAATTTGGGGAAGAAGGTAACAAATATTTCAGGCATGCGACGGGTCAAATCTATGCCATATCCAAGGACCTGGCAACTTATATCTCCATCAATTC GGCTATATTGCATCGATACGCGAACGAGGATGTTTCGCTGGGTTCCTGGTTGATTGGTTTGGAAGTCCAACATGTAGACGAGCGATCCATGTGTTGTGGAACTCCTCCAG AGTGCAAATGGAAGTCGGATGCGGGGAACCTTTGTGTGGCTTCGTTTGATTGGAAATGCAGCGGCGTGTGCAATTCTGTGGAGCAGATGAAACAAGTGCACGGTGCATGCGGAGAAGGCGACGCAGCTGTGTGGAATGTTCATCTCTAG